From the Lathyrus oleraceus cultivar Zhongwan6 chromosome 4, CAAS_Psat_ZW6_1.0, whole genome shotgun sequence genome, one window contains:
- the LOC127075257 gene encoding probable hexosyltransferase MUCI70, whose protein sequence is MFSGMALLRNNAELFPERRLIIDAALNSVAKSDHGSKIVRRGGRRFSRITKQRLLRWSFLLLALFSIFLTVYGLKKFLQAKIESRFSTPVDLEGERHLEETRYLYNYGRPPKSKRRKHFPCEVGLRQSVDGLIEPKDYMNFTWVSLDYVVGEKKTSENDLFEPRFGGHATLEEREKSFYVKNQTIHCGFVKGPPGYPSIGFDLDEKDRAYMFSCKVAVSSCIFGSSDYIRRPTSKLISQYSKDNVCFVMFMDDQTLSKLSSEGNRPDERGYIGMWKVVIVKSLPYDDMRRTGKVPKFLSHRLFPNSRYSIWLDSKMRLTSDPMLIIEYFLWRTKAEYAISNHYDRHSVWEEVLQNKRLNKYNHTAIDEQFSFYESDGLPRFEPSNENPLPSYVPEGSFIVRAHTPLSNLFSCLWFNEVDRFTSRDQLSFAYTYLKLRRMNPDKPFHLYMFKDCERRALLKLFRHRTGPSPPGTA, encoded by the exons ATGTTCTCTGGCATGGCTCTTTTGAGAAACAATGCTGAATTATTTCCGGAGAGAAGACTCATCATTGATGCAGCTTTGAATTCTGTTGCTAAAAGTGATCATGGCTCTAAAATTGTACGTCGTGGTGGTAGAAGGTTCAGTAGGATTACTAAACAAAGACTTTTGCGCTGGAGTTTCCTCCTCCTGGCACTCTTTTCCATTTTCTTAACTGTTTATGGACTGAAAAAGTTTTTACAAG CTAAAATCGAATCCAGATTCTCAACTCCAGTTGATCTTGAGGGAGAGCGTCACCTAGAAGAGACTAGATATTTATACAACTATGGAAGGCCACCTAAAAGCAAGCGTCGGAAGC ATTTTCCTTGTGAAGTTGGACTTCGGCAATCAGTAGATGGCCTTATTGAACCCAAAGATTATATGAACTTCACATGGGTTTCTCTAGATTATGTTGTCGGTGAAAAAAAAACATCGGAAAATGATTTATTTGAACCTCGATTTGGAGGGCACGCAACTCTAGAGGAAAGAGAAAAGTCATTTTATGTGAAAAACCAGACAATCCATTGTGGTTTTGTCAAGGGACCGCCAGGATATCCAAGCATTGGATTTGATTTAGACGAAAAGGATAGAGCATACATGTTCAGCTGTAAGGTTGCAGTTTCTTCATGCATTTTCGGAAGCTCGGATTATATTCGGAGGCCTACAAGTAAACTG ATCAGTCAATATTCGAAGGACAATGTTTGTTTTGTCATGTTCATGGATGATCAAACACTGTCCAAACTTTCGTCAGAAGGAAACCGTCCTGATGAAAGAGGTTACATTGGCATGTGGAAAGTAGTTATTGTAAAAAGCTTACCATATGATGACATGCGTAGAACCGGCAAGGTGCCAAAATTTTTATCACACCGTCTCTTCCCAAATTCTAG GTATTCAATTTGGCTTGACAGCAAGATGCGACTCACATCTGACCCTATGCTGATTATTGAATATTTTTTATGGCGGACGAAGGCAGAATATGCCATTTCAAATCATTATGATCGTCACAGTGTCTGGGAGGAGGTACTCCAAAATAAGCGCTTAAATAAATACAACCACACAGCAATCGATGAACAGTTTAGCTTTTACGAGTCTGATGGCCTCCCTAGGTTTGAACCATCAAACGAAAATCCTCTTCCAAGCT ATGTTCCCGAGGGTTCCTTTATAGTCAGGGCGCATACACCATTGTCAAATTTATTTTCATGTCTTTGGTTTAATGAAGTTGATAGATTTACATCCCGTGATCAATTAAGCTTTGCTTATACTTATTTGAAGCTCAGGAGAATGAATCCAGATAAACCATTTCATCTATATATGTTCAAG GATTGCGAACGTAGAGCGTTGCTGAAGCTATTCCGGCACAGGACAGGTCCATCTCCACCAGGGACTGCTTGA
- the LOC127075258 gene encoding acidic endochitinase-like, translating into MALKLAVSFTFLSLVLLALANASNAGKIAIYWGQNGNEGTLAEACATGNYEYVIIAFLPTFGHGQTPMINLAGHCDPYSNECVGLTSDIKSCQAKGIKVLLSIGGGAGSYSIASTQDASTVATYLWNNFLGGQSSSRPLGPAVLDGIDFDIEGGSNQHWGDLARYLKGYNKKVYITAAPQCPFPDAWIGNALTTGLFDYVWVQFYNNPPCQYNPGEISNFEDAWKQWISGIPANKIFLGLPASPTAAGSGFIPATDLTSTVLPAIKGSAKYGGVMLWSRYDDVQSGYSSSIKSHV; encoded by the coding sequence ATGGCATTGAAATTAGCAGTCTCATTCACATTCTTATCCTTAGTCTTGCTAGCACTAGCAAATGCTTCTAATGCTGGCAAAATTGCAATCTACTGGGGCCAGAATGGAAACGAGGGCACGTTAGCCGAAGCTTGCGCCACAGGTAACTATGAATATGTGATCATAGCCTTCTTACCGACCTTCGGCCATGGCCAAACTCCCATGATCAATCTAGCTGGTCATTGTGATCCATACAGTAACGAATGCGTCGGCTTAACCTCAGACATCAAATCATGTCAAGCCAAAGGCATCAAAGTATTGCTATCAATAGGAGGAGGTGCTGGAAGTTACTCAATTGCTTCAACACAAGATGCAAGTACTGTTGCAACTTATCTTTGGAATAACTTCTTAGGAGGGCAATCTTCCTCTCGCCCTCTTGGTCCCGCTGTTCTTGATGGAATTGACTTCGATATCGAAGGAGGATCAAACCAACACTGGGGAGATCTTGCCAGGTACCTTAAAGGGTATAACAAGAAGGTTTACATAACTGCAGCTCCTCAGTGCCCATTTCCTGATGCTTGGATAGGAAACGCACTTACAACAGGCCTTTTCGATTATGTTTGGGTACAATTCTACAATAATCCTCCTTGTCAATACAATCCTGGTGAAATTAGCAACTTTGAAGATGCATGGAAGCAATGGATATCAGGTATCCCTGCAAACAAGATATTCTTAGGGCTACCTGCTTCTCCAACCGCTGCGGGAAGTGGCTTTATTCCTGCAACTGATCTTACTTCTACGGTGCTTCCAGCGATTAAGGGTTCAGCTAAATATGGCGGTGTCATGTTGTGGTCTAGGTATGATGATGTTCAGAGTGGTTATAGCTCCTCCATCAAGAGCCATGTGTGA